One window of the Pyxicephalus adspersus chromosome 5, UCB_Pads_2.0, whole genome shotgun sequence genome contains the following:
- the ANKRD12 gene encoding ankyrin repeat domain-containing protein 12 isoform X1, producing MPKTLSTKVTPSENSDSDCNIMVEKQTGRKNKEKITSYTRTPKLERNEVGKEMKEKSSMKRKLPFTISPPREEDRDSDTDSEAGHTSENWGERLTSSYSTYAEKEGPEKKKVKKESGNKKSTPVNILFGYPLSERKQMALLMQMTARDNSPDSTPNHPSQATPTQKKTPTSSTRQKDKVNKRNERGETPLHMAAIRGDLSQVKELIRLGANVNVKDFAGWTPLHEACNVGCYEVAKVLIAAGADVNTQGLDDDTPLHDAANSGHRDIVKLLLRHGGNAFQANKHGARPIDVADSEDLEQLLKQEVPLSDDEESYTDSEEPQFTNLSSVDENLDSEGEKESLINETKHVTAKGTPCTSGLDEYEFKDDEEDDEDDDDDDDGEIEKMIEDKRMIRSEIKKESTEGSETFFVKKDKIDFPKLYKNRKPKPSRLLFTSSDSSDDDLPEKVSLASESLCSDIRHRKEYSVIHEPKEKGKVKKKVKNQSKNKENKELKQEKDKKENVKVVNIVMNSTIDSLEKSRDEDVFRKSLCTKDEGSLQLFQITPGKSPKHTFTLVDKQSTPLKQDNTKMCVSPPDGSDSSLQAELFCYDQSPESEYALESSSTTISKYKEKSKHAKDLFSEYSDRAASKSKEDDKSPSLETNEFVGKKDKEGKVIKKHKVKHKDREKDKNKRELDVEKDKGKHRENKNTQRNIEFDREFWKENFFKSDENDDEFLNLESKNISPDKKGKEKTQAKDDKTKENHDHKENTKDLEETIKKERDTNIFPEKESDVFSGNPLVKDESSNFEKETDTEMFVKESKEKSEKRLALKEKDIDKLDKKCTDKEKKSKDHKTEKEKIDLHEHVEKCKTHLLSVQKENDKIRTVSTSREKSKEKKPDRTDKDKHLGEQKISSDKKNKQTEKDLESNKSDKGKRKERDYKKKEKSKDGDCFTGTNVKHSQEERKPNSTENNKVLHERLSLTREKSKEEQQKMAEYKEKDRKDKEKDIDRYKERDKHKDKTQTNILKVKTKETEPDKSKPKLQLLKDVRPKEKRLVNDDLMQTSFERMLSLKDLEIEQWHKKHKEKIKQKEKERMRHRNSTEISKLKEKEKQRHSATPSKNKELMRSKSSEMSDSGPKDKLLKDATSCRSQSVDGKNVAHPGKTLLILENNSLTRSPRSESEKTGLSSRSISMISVASSEDSCHATVTTPRPNIEYDSDFALEGSDSQMSFSQSPFLSTAKSPAVHEKELDSLPELPDRVKQPVSNRLLPGYLRSVSVEDTKLAISECRPVVEVRRCSMPAAFVEQIKPSPTIVESTLQETTSAALSIPSSCMSPKLEEKDFHGSHSNLQTSSKKSSPFSKHLGDSVVSVQETQPIPEGTPVISSTDQTSLPIEMSSLLESELEKLVCSERESANIADGDSKASQDLISVRPESTKICPHDPCVLSSPISCSVTAAPSSDLHSSPKTAPLGSFTPSTGTEEQTCTSANSSSVKGNEIKEEEASLPEIEKTVLSTATPQENVQPVERFKIVLSDCVVEKMQNTVDVQAPNLSKKSTPSSSPTKDDILVDKQDQDQPTSKDCKPILENLEDDRKDEGDLEKTNGTEEMLKESALQINNSGNAKDASSSRKFDLCSSDNQTNSVQEEMQKFSQTIKMEIEENTEVKKEPQEIPQRITRNRANMLANQNKQVQATFSHTSEKDPIENSVSLRGRIRLTEDDDVQVHHPRKRKIPRVPQPGLANPSVQQAKEKTQQSLAAVVDSLKLEDIQPYQSERANPYFEYLHIRRKVEERRKMLCSVIPQAPQYYDEYVTFNGSYLLDGNPFSKLCIPTITPPPSLSEPLKELFRQQEVVRMKLRLQHSIEREKLIVSNEQEVLRVHYRAARTLANQSLPFSACTVLLDAEVYNVPQESQITTGHFGVRDVDEKRKVKSEDGKASVRDRFNARQFMSWLHDVDDKFDKLKTCLLMRQQHEAAALNAVQRLEWQLKLQELDPATYKSVSIYEIQEFYVPLVEVNDDFELTPI from the exons ATGCCCAAAACATTATCCACAAAAGTAACTCCAAGCGAGAATTCTGACAGCGACTGCAACATCATGGTAGAAAAACAAACGGGGAGAAAG AATAAAGAGAAAATCACATCCTACACGAGAACACCTAAGCTAGAGAGGAATGAAGttggaaaagaaatgaaagaaaaatcatCCATGAAAAGAAAACTACCCTTCACAATCAGCCCACCCAGAGAAGAAGACCGAGACTCTGACACAG ATTCTGAAGCAGGACACACAAGTGAAAACTGGGGCGAACGATTAACGTCCTCTTACAGCACTTATGCAG AGAAAGAagggccagaaaaaaagaaagtaaagaaagagTCTGGAAACAAGAAGTCTACTCCGGTTAACATCCTCTTCGGTTACCCATTATCTGAGCGCAAACAGATGGCACTTCTCATGCAAATGACTGCCAGAGACAACAGTCCAG ACTCTACTCCAAATCATCCTTCACAGGCAACACCAACTCAAAAGAAAACCCCCACATCTTCCACAAGACAGAAGGACAAAGTTAATAAGAGAAATGAACGCGGTGAAACTCCTTTGCATATGGCGGCTATACGAGGAGACCTTAGTCAAGTGAAAGAGCTTATTCGTCTTGGTGCCAATGTTAATGTTAAAGATTTTGCag GTTGGACACCTCTGCATGAAGCCTGCAATGTGGGGTGTTATGAAGTTGCAAAAGTTTTGATTGCAGCAGGGGCTGATGTGAATACACAGGGATTGGATGATGACACTCCTCTTCATGATGCAGCCAACAGTGGTCACAGAGAT ATTGTAAAATTACTTCTCCGGCATGGTGGCAATGCATTCCAGGCCAACAAACACGGTGCTCGACCCATTGATGTGGCTGACTCAGAGGACCTAGAACAGCTTCTGAAGCAAGAAGTTCCACTCTCTGACGATGAAGAAAGTTATACAG attctGAGGAGCCTCAGTTTACTAATCTCTCCAGTGTGGATGAAAACTTAGATTCAGAGGGTGAGAAGGAGTCCCTGATTAATGAGACCAAGCATGTTACTGCTAAAGGGACACCTTGCACATCAGGACTCGATGAGTATGAATTTAAAGATGACGAGGAGGATGATGAAGACGACGACGACGATGATGATGGAGAAATTGAAAAGATGATTGAGGATAAGCGCATGATCCGGAGTGAGATTAAGAAGGAGAGCACTGAAGgaagtgaaactttttttgtaaaaaaagataaaatagattttccaaagctgtataaaaacagaaaaccaaaACCCTCCCGCCTATTATTCACAAGTTCTGACAGCTCAGATGATGATTTGCCTGAGAAAGTGAGCCTTGCTTCTGAAAGCCTATGTTCAGACATCCGACATAGAAAAGAGTACAGTGTTATACATGAGCCAAAGGAGAAAGGCAAAgtcaagaaaaaagtaaagaatcaaagcaaaaacaaagagaacaaggaattaaaacaggaaaaagataagaaagaaaatgttaaagtAGTGAACATAGTTATGAACTCCACTATAGATTCTCTAGAAAAATCTAGAGATGAAGATGTGTTTAGAAAATCTCTGTGTACAAAAGATGAAGGGTCTTTACAGTTGTTTCAGATTACCCCTGGCAAATCTCCCAAGCACACATTCACTCTTGTTGATAAGCAATCAACACCACTAAAACAAGACAACACTAAAATGTGTGTTTCGCCACCTGATGGATCTGATTCATCATTACAAGCAGAGCTCTTCTGCTATGATCAGAGCCCTGAGTCAGAATATGCCCTAGAGAGCTCAAGCACCACAATTTCTAAATACAAGGAAAAAAGTAAACACGCAAAAGACTTATTTTCAGAATACAGTGACAGGGCTGCAAGTAAAAGCAAAGAAGATGACAAAAGTCCTTCCCTTGAAACAAATGAGTTTGTTGGAAAGAAAGACAAGGAaggcaaagtaataaaaaagcacaaagtaaAGCATAAAGATCGGGAAAAAGACAAGAATAAAAGAGAGCTAGATGTGGAAAAGGATAAGGGCAaacatagagaaaataaaaacacacaaagaaatataGAGTTTGATAGGGAATTCtggaaagaaaacttttttaaaagtgatGAAAATGATGATGAGTTTTTAAACTTGGAATCCAAAAACATATCTCCAGATAAAAAGGGCAAggaaaaaacacaagcaaaggATGATAAAACAAAGGAGAACCATGACCACAAAGAGAACACTAAAGATCTtgaggaaacaataaaaaaagaacggGATACAAATATTTTTCCAGAAAAAGAAAGTGATGTTTTTTCAGGGAATCCACTTGTTAAGGATGAGTCCTCAAATTTTGAAAAGGAAACAGATACTGAAATGTTTGTTAAGGAAAGCAAGGAAAAGTCTGAGAAGAGGCTAGCACTTAAAGAAAAAGATATTGATAAGCtggataaaaaatgtacagacaAAGAGAAGAAATCAAAAGATCACAAAACCGAAAAAGAGAAGATTGATTTACACGAGCATGtagaaaaatgcaaaacacatttaCTGTCTGTACAGAAAGAAAACGATAAAATTCGAACTGTTTCAACTAGCAGAGAAAAGTCCAAAGAGAAGAAACCTGACAGGACTGATAAAGATAAGCATCTTGGTGAGCAGAAAATATCTTCtgataagaaaaataaacaaacagaaaaagatcTGGAATCAAACAAATCTGACAAAGGAAAACGCAAAGAGCGGGattataaaaagaaggaaaaatcgAAAGATGGAGACTGTTTCACAGGAACAAATGTAAAGCATAGTCAGGAGGAACGCAAACCAAACAGTACAGAAAACAACAAAGTATTGCATGAACGACTATCATTAACAAGGGAAAAGTCAAAAGAGGAGCAGCAAAAAATGgctgaatataaagaaaaagatcgaaaagacaaggaaaaggatatagatagatataaagaaagagacaaacataaagacaaaacacaaacaaatatattGAAAGTAAAAACTAAAGAGACTGAACCAGATAAAAGCAAACCTAAATTACAACTTCTCAAAGATGTCCGTCCAAAAGAGAAAAGGTTAGTAAATGATGATCTAATGCAAACTAGTTTCGAAAGAATGCTGAGCTTGAAAGACCTTGAAATTGAACAGTGGCATAAGAAacataaagaaaagataaaacaaaaagaaaaggagaggatGAGACATCGAAACAGCACTGAAATAAGTaaactaaaggaaaaagaaaagcagagacaTTCCGCCACTCCATCTAAAAACAAAGAATTGATGAGATCGAAAAGTTCAGAGATGTCAGACTCTGGTCCAAAAGACAAATTGCTAAAGGATGCCACAAGCTGTAGATCACAGTCAGTTGATGGAAAAAATGTGGCACATCCTGGAAAAACACTTTTAATCTTGGAGAACAATAGCCTAACTAGATCTCCTCGGTCAGAGAGTGAGAAAACTGGTCTGAGTTCTCGATCAATATCGATGATTTCAGTTGCAAGTTCTGAGGACTCTTGTCATGCTACTGTGACAACACCAAGGCCTAATATTGAATATGATTCAGACTTTGCACTTGAAGGTTCAGATTCACAGATGTCTTTTTCTCAGTCCCCTTTCTTATCCACTGCTAAATCACCAGCTGTTCATGAGAAGGAGTTGGACAGCCTTCCTGAGCTACCTGATCGTGTTAAGCAACCTGTGTCGAACAGACTTCTCCCAGGTTATCTCAGGTCAGTGTCTGTAGAGGATACTAAATTGGCAATAAGTGAATGCAGGCCAGTTGTAGAAGTTAGACGATGCAGTATGCCAGCTGCTTTTGTTGAACAAATTAAGCCCTCCCCGACAATTGTAGAAAGCACTTTACAAGAAACTACATCAGCTGCTTTGTCCATTCCTAGTAGCTGTATGTCTCCAAAATTAGAAGAGAAAGATTTTCATGGTAGCCATTCTAATTTACAAACAAGTAGTAAAAAATCTTCGCCTTTTAGTAAGCACCTGGGAGATTCAGTTGTGTCAGTCCAAGAAACTCAACCCATTCCAGAGGGAACGCCTGTTATAAGTAGCACTGACCAAACCAGTTTGCCTATAGAAATGTCTTCACTTTTGGAATCTGAACTTGAAAAATTGGTTTGTTCAGAACGAGAGTCTGCCAATATTGCTGATGGTGACAGCAAAGCATCTCAGGATTTGATTTCGGTTAGACCAGAAAGCACCAAAATATGCCCTCATGATCCATGTGTACTTTCCTCCCCTATATCTTGTTCTGTTACAGCTGCACCATCTTCAGATCTACACAGTTCTCCAAAAACTGCCCCGCTTGGCAGTTTTACACCCAGCACTGGAACAGAAGAGCAAACCTGCACAAGTGCCAACTCAAGTAGTGTCAAAGGAAATGagataaaagaagaagaagccagTCTTCCTGAAATTGAGAAGACTGTGTTGTCCACTGCAACACCTCAAGAAAATGTTCAACCTGTTGAAAGGTTTAAAATTGTCCTTTCAGATTGTGTtgtggaaaaaatgcaaaacacagtAGATGTACAGGCACCTAACCTTTCAAAGAAAAGCACACCAAGCTCAAGTCCAACAAAGGATGACATTTTGGTAGACAAACAAGATCAGGACCAGCCCACATCTAAAGACTGCAAACCTATTCTAGAAAATCTAGAAGATGATAGAAAAGATGAGGGTGACTTGGAAAAGACAAATGGAACAGAAGAAATGCTTAAAGAAAGCGCACTTCAAATTAACAATTCTGGTAACGCAAAGGACGCTTCTTCTTCTCGAAAGTTTGACCTCTGTTCATCTGACAATCAAACTAACTCAGTGCAAGAGGAGATGCAGAAATTTAGCCAGACCATCAAGATGGAAATAGAGGAAAATACTGAGGTAAAAAAAGAGCCTCAGGAAATTCCTCAAAGAATTACTAGAAATCGTGCTAACATGTTGGCCAACCAGAATAAGCAAGTGCAGGCAACCTTCTCCCACACATCAGAAAAGGATCCTATTGAAAACTCTGTATCCCTAAGAGGTAGGATACGACTAACTGAAGATGATGATGTACAAGTTCATCATCCACGTAAAAGAAAGATTCCTCGTGTGCCTCAGCCTGGTCTAGCCAATCCTTCTGTACagcaagcaaaagaaaaaactcaaCAGTCCCTGGCTGCAGTTGTGGATTCTTTGAAACTAGAGGATATTCAGCCATATCAATCTGAAAGGGCAAATCCTTATTTTGAATATCTTCACATAAGACGAAAAGTAGAAGAGAGGCGAAAGATGCTGTGTAGTGTCATCCCTCAAGCACCACAATACTATGATGAGTATGTGACCTTCAATGGCTCCTATCTGCTAGATGGGAATCCCTTCAGCAAGCTCTGCATACCCACA ATTACACCACCACCATCCCTCTCTGAACCGCTGAAAGAACTTTTTCGACAACAAGAAGTTGTACGGATGAAGCTGCGCTTGCAGCACAGCATAGAAAGA gAGAAGCTCATTGTGTCCAATGAACAAGAAGTTTTGCGTGTCCACTACAGAGCGGCCAGGACATTGGCtaatcagtcactgccatttaGTGCCTGCACAGTATTATTAGATGCTGAAGTGTACAATGTTCCACAGGAATcacag ATAACCACAGGACATTTTGGCGTACGTGATgtggatgaaaaaagaaaagtaaag AGTGAAGATGGCAAGGCATCCGTGAGAGATAGATTTAATGCAAGGCAGTTTATGTCATGGCTTCATGATGTTGATGACAAATTTGATAAACTGAAG ACATGTTTACTCATGAGACAACAGCATGAAGCAGCAGCCCTGAATGCAGTTCAGAGATTGGAGTGGCAGCTCAAACTGCAAGAGCTTGATCCAGCTACATACAAATCTGTCAGTATCTATGAGATTCAAGAATTCTACGTCCCACTCGTGGAGGTCAACGATGACTTTGAACTGACGCCTATATGA